The DNA region ATACGTCCACGTTGATGCTCTCTACGAAGCTTACCTCAACGCCTGTTTGATTTTGTTGGGACTGAAAGCTCCTGTAGATGAGGGAAATCCTTACAAAAATTCTAAAACTCAAATTGGGTTTGGGACTTTTGGCGATCCCCATATTCTCAGTTTGGTGACTGAGGTAGCAACCAGAGCTTTGAAAGCTGTATGGTTCCAAAAGTGGTATGTACATCGTCGGTTACGTCCAGAAGCATTTGGCGGACTGATTCATAATCAACTGACTGGCCGTGCAAAATATCCAATTAGGGGTTGCTGAAAAAAAAGAAAAGGTTACAGTCTCTAGATTATCAGACCAAAGAAAGATATTCAGGTGCAAGAGTTGAGGGTAAAATAACCCAAAATCCTTGCATCACCGTGACTAGCAGGACTAAAGTGTGTCATTAGTAACCATGTACCGAAAGCAGGAGCAAACTACAATCCCACCAGAAAACTTTGAACTTCCGTTTGAAGGAAAATTATCAGAAGATAATCGTTGGGTAATTATGGCTGATTTAATACCGTGGGCGGAATTTGAAGAGGAATATTCTTCATTTTTTTCGGCAGAGATGGGAGCGCCAGCAAAATCATTTCGGGTGGCATTAGGCGCATTAATAATCAAAGAAAAACTAGGAATAAGCGACAGAGAAACAGTAGAACAAATTAAAGAAAACCCTTATCTACAGTACTTCATAGGAATATCATCTTATATTAATGAAGCTCCATTTGATCCATCTATGCTAGTCCATTTTCGTGAAAGAATTAGTGCAGACTTAGTAAACAAAGTAAATCAAGAAACTGTTAAAAGGATGCTAGAGACAACATCTTCGACTTTAGCAACTGAATCAACTGAATCAACTGAATCAACTCAAAAAAAAATAGAAGAATTAGAAAAAGAAGATAACACGCCGAAAAATCGGGGAAAATTAATATTAGATGCGACTTGTGCGCCAGCAGACATCAGCTATCCAACAGATTTCGAGCTATTAAATCAAGCAAGAAAACAGACAGAACGAATAATAGACCTTCTTTATGAACAGATAAAAGGTACATTAGAGAAAAAACCAAGGACTTATCGGGAAATAGCGAGAAAAAACTACTTAGAAGTCGCTAAAAAACGTCGTGTATCCCAAAAAGATAGGAAAAAAGCGATTAAAAAGCAGCTTCAATATATCAAAAGAAACTTATCTCATATTGACCAGCTAATCAGATCGGGAGCAACTCTAGAAAAACTAAGTACTAAACAATATAAAATGTTGCTTGTAGTTGTAGAAGTTTATCGTCAACAACTATGGTTGTATGAAAATAAAAAACAGAGTATTGATGACCGAATCGTTAGTTTAAGCCAACCACATATCCGCCCAATTGTCCGTGGAAAAGCTGGGAAAGCCGTGGAATTTGGGGCAAAATTATCAGCTAGTTATTTTGATGGGTATGTATTTTTAGACCATATTAGTTGGGATAATTTTAATGAATCAGGAGACTTAAAATCACAAGTAGAAGCATATAAAAACTATACTGGCTATTATCCAGAATCGGTTCATGTAGATAAAATTTATCGCACAAGAGAGAATAGAGCTTGGTGCAAAGGAAGAGGTATTATCATGAGTGGTCCTCCTTTGGGAAGACCACCAGCCAATGTTAGTAAAGAAAAAAAGAAACAAGATTTAGAATCTGAGAGAATTCGTAATTGTATTGAAGGAAAATTTGGGCAAGCTAAAAGAAGGTTTAGCCTCAATCGAG from Nostoc commune NIES-4072 includes:
- a CDS encoding IS5 family transposase — encoded protein: MYRKQEQTTIPPENFELPFEGKLSEDNRWVIMADLIPWAEFEEEYSSFFSAEMGAPAKSFRVALGALIIKEKLGISDRETVEQIKENPYLQYFIGISSYINEAPFDPSMLVHFRERISADLVNKVNQETVKRMLETTSSTLATESTESTESTQKKIEELEKEDNTPKNRGKLILDATCAPADISYPTDFELLNQARKQTERIIDLLYEQIKGTLEKKPRTYREIARKNYLEVAKKRRVSQKDRKKAIKKQLQYIKRNLSHIDQLIRSGATLEKLSTKQYKMLLVVVEVYRQQLWLYENKKQSIDDRIVSLSQPHIRPIVRGKAGKAVEFGAKLSASYFDGYVFLDHISWDNFNESGDLKSQVEAYKNYTGYYPESVHVDKIYRTRENRAWCKGRGIIMSGPPLGRPPANVSKEKKKQDLESERIRNCIEGKFGQAKRRFSLNRVMAKLSHTSETAIAITFLVMNLSTHLSRVFYAFLCLFLKTAPFLQFRITENYDFISYKQEKLIFDFA